A genomic stretch from Candidatus Nitrososphaera gargensis Ga9.2 includes:
- a CDS encoding anthranilate synthase component II has protein sequence MKILVIDNYDSFVYNIAQILGELGAEPVVVRNDKITLEQVKEMNPDGIVISPGPGHPADRKYFGVCTDIIRELGPKTPILGVCLGHQGIVHAFGGKVINAKKVRHGKTSPIQYMQEDRIFENVANPFKATRYHSLVAEQDSIPDCLKVTAKALDDGEIMGIKHKQYPIEGVQFHPESVLTGEGRKMLQNFLSMVKR, from the coding sequence ATGAAAATCCTTGTAATTGATAACTATGACTCGTTCGTATACAATATTGCGCAGATACTTGGCGAACTTGGAGCAGAGCCGGTGGTGGTCAGAAACGACAAGATAACGCTTGAGCAGGTCAAGGAAATGAACCCGGATGGGATAGTGATATCTCCGGGCCCCGGCCACCCAGCCGATCGCAAGTATTTCGGGGTCTGCACTGATATCATCAGAGAGCTCGGACCAAAGACGCCGATACTGGGGGTCTGTCTAGGGCATCAGGGCATAGTCCATGCCTTTGGAGGCAAGGTCATCAATGCCAAGAAGGTTAGGCACGGTAAAACAAGCCCGATACAATACATGCAGGAGGACAGGATCTTTGAAAATGTTGCAAACCCGTTCAAGGCCACGCGCTACCACTCGCTTGTGGCAGAGCAAGACTCGATCCCCGATTGTCTCAAGGTCACTGCAAAAGCGCTTGACGACGGCGAGATAATGGGCATCAAGCACAAGCAGTATCCGATTGAAGGCGTCCAGTTCCACCCAGAGTCGGTCCTTACTGGTGAAGGGCGCAAGATGCTCCAGAACTTTCTTTCGATGGTGAAAAGATGA
- a CDS encoding type II glyceraldehyde-3-phosphate dehydrogenase, which produces MVRVFINGYGNIGRRLASALSVDKEIQFIGVAKYTVDDKVKEALDNHYNVFVPKEMIGAFKDKGYNVTGAVEEAVKQSDIVVDAAKEGGGYDNKKSLYEPMNKPAIFQGGEDRHGEHAVADMIHNSRVNYSKAAGKTYVIQGSCNVSGMGRIMQPLIEKFGNRIKRYDVELIRRWADLEDTKPVKDSIEWDRNPHHQEDVKDFIPSANLYVDAFKVPSRMMHLHQMFIRFSDRAPTKDEILECFRNEFGVAIISSAKGTGDVRKKALELGFAHGDTNMVHIHQDIIRVQDDVVKIGYSDDQTGMVIPENHMLLQSMVFKRPREEALKRTDNLFQVSKKRKILEEEFK; this is translated from the coding sequence TTGGTCAGAGTCTTCATAAATGGTTACGGAAACATAGGCCGGCGTCTTGCCAGCGCGCTCTCTGTCGATAAAGAGATCCAGTTCATCGGGGTGGCAAAATATACAGTAGACGACAAGGTCAAGGAAGCGCTTGACAACCACTACAACGTTTTTGTCCCAAAGGAGATGATAGGCGCGTTCAAGGACAAGGGCTACAACGTGACAGGCGCTGTTGAAGAAGCCGTAAAGCAGAGCGACATTGTGGTGGACGCCGCAAAGGAAGGAGGAGGCTACGACAATAAAAAGAGCCTGTACGAGCCGATGAACAAGCCGGCGATATTTCAGGGCGGCGAAGACCGCCACGGCGAGCATGCAGTGGCAGACATGATCCACAATTCACGTGTAAACTATTCCAAAGCCGCAGGCAAGACCTACGTCATACAGGGCAGCTGCAACGTCTCCGGCATGGGCAGGATAATGCAGCCGCTGATTGAAAAGTTTGGCAACCGAATAAAGCGCTATGACGTTGAGCTCATAAGGAGGTGGGCAGACCTTGAGGACACCAAACCCGTCAAGGACTCGATCGAGTGGGATAGGAACCCGCACCACCAAGAAGACGTCAAGGACTTTATCCCGTCTGCGAATCTTTATGTTGATGCTTTCAAGGTGCCATCCCGCATGATGCACTTGCACCAGATGTTTATCCGGTTCAGCGACCGCGCGCCAACAAAGGACGAAATACTGGAATGCTTTAGAAACGAGTTTGGAGTCGCTATAATCAGCTCCGCCAAGGGCACCGGCGATGTCAGGAAGAAGGCCCTTGAGCTTGGGTTTGCGCACGGCGACACCAACATGGTGCACATACACCAAGACATCATAAGAGTGCAGGACGACGTAGTCAAGATCGGCTATTCTGACGACCAGACTGGCATGGTGATACCGGAAAACCACATGCTGCTCCAGTCCATGGTCTTCAAGCGTCCAAGGGAAGAAGCTCTCAAGAGGACTGACAACCTCTTTCAGGTTTCCAAAAAGCGCAAGATTCTAGAAGAGGAATTCAAGTGA
- a CDS encoding glycosyltransferase, giving the protein MKILMVSGEYPPMTGGVARYTRNLVRALSKRADIEQVWVATSTVVEKLANNNSNSSGDGVNDPGLDGHKVYGIIKKGDRRNSDRLLRLVEELKPDIVNIQYERGLYEIDTTVCHTINRILHGSTLDKFYRACPVPTVSTLHTVFPYEEYQGYIKERARRKEGRFGFLPTPFRIAIRKWVMERRYDLLLQVVRLSTEIISPAETIHNVVKRGTVIYHGAEPALLSSEASSHLPSSNSTTNIRTVSAQTTITSTTTAAMPRNNKEEFRKQFGLPTNRMLLLAFGYVGSYKGFDLLDRLELPEGWSIVVKQTRHERGVEKPLSLKKESTISLDLGYMDDVTMSKLLSACDAIIFPYRVVSLSGVMFDALAHGLPFVASDLEFFKEFAKMGLGITSERTPAALAKALFTLAGEYGKFKRNVEQFAPRLRWDRIAEEHTRFYSKCITCYGNGSAKKMYNS; this is encoded by the coding sequence TTGAAGATACTGATGGTTTCAGGCGAATACCCGCCAATGACAGGAGGAGTTGCGAGGTATACACGCAACCTTGTACGGGCGCTGAGCAAGAGGGCGGATATCGAGCAGGTGTGGGTCGCAACCAGCACCGTTGTTGAAAAGCTGGCTAACAATAACAGCAACAGTAGCGGCGATGGCGTCAACGACCCCGGCCTTGACGGCCACAAAGTATATGGCATAATCAAAAAAGGGGACAGGAGAAATTCAGATAGGCTGCTCAGGTTGGTCGAGGAGCTCAAACCGGATATCGTCAACATACAGTACGAGAGGGGCCTTTATGAAATCGATACCACTGTCTGCCATACCATAAACAGGATACTTCACGGGTCAACACTTGATAAATTTTACAGGGCATGCCCCGTACCCACCGTCTCGACGCTGCATACGGTCTTTCCTTATGAAGAATATCAGGGCTACATAAAAGAAAGAGCGCGGAGAAAGGAGGGCAGGTTTGGATTCCTGCCTACCCCGTTCCGGATAGCCATAAGGAAGTGGGTGATGGAGCGGAGATATGATCTGCTACTGCAAGTAGTTCGCCTCTCTACTGAGATAATAAGTCCTGCAGAGACGATTCACAATGTAGTCAAACGGGGCACCGTCATTTATCATGGTGCAGAGCCCGCCCTTTTGTCATCAGAAGCGAGTTCCCATCTGCCATCCTCCAATTCAACCACTAACATCAGAACTGTGTCAGCACAGACTACAATCACCAGCACCACTACTGCCGCCATGCCAAGAAACAACAAAGAGGAGTTTAGAAAGCAGTTTGGACTGCCTACCAACAGGATGCTTTTGCTGGCCTTTGGCTACGTCGGCTCGTACAAAGGCTTTGACTTGCTGGACAGACTGGAACTGCCTGAGGGTTGGTCGATAGTGGTCAAGCAGACGCGCCATGAACGCGGTGTAGAAAAGCCGCTGTCACTGAAAAAAGAATCTACGATCAGCCTTGATCTTGGATACATGGATGATGTCACTATGTCAAAACTCCTATCTGCCTGTGATGCGATCATATTTCCATATAGGGTAGTCTCGCTCTCCGGGGTGATGTTTGATGCTCTGGCGCACGGCCTTCCATTTGTGGCGTCAGATCTGGAATTCTTTAAAGAATTTGCCAAAATGGGGCTTGGCATAACGAGCGAAAGGACCCCGGCTGCATTGGCCAAGGCGCTTTTCACCCTTGCAGGAGAATATGGAAAATTCAAAAGGAACGTCGAGCAGTTTGCGCCAAGGCTGAGGTGGGATCGGATTGCGGAGGAGCATACCAGATTTTATTCCAAGTGCATCACTTGCTACGGAAACGGTTCAGCAAAAAAGATGTACAATTCTTAG
- a CDS encoding FkbM family methyltransferase, which yields MDRSSAVGSNAHTVDRGLEHIGSNAWWLKEVRGARLFDRAVINLLRAAYLGTRVSLRVLLGRAKRDSLFIEKQINFKDFLFHSIRLFGLDNGKLLLLLEIPVHNHDKYRAYCPLNKEDFVVMTKHEDDILRQVFRPRSGDVVVDVGAHMGRYTLTAAKSTGRDGRVIAVEAHPYNYKMLCRNIELNGVSNVIALNCAAFSEEKSGLRLYLPDEQLGYTMHHSLMAGYLVSKYHEAAEKRYIEVQAHTLDYIVKTSGVGHDRINWLKIDVEGAEYEVLKGSSQILAASKDISLLIEVHGRETYRPVLELLRSHAFEIEFERTYDNGEKHILARKGGRPFRT from the coding sequence ATGGATAGATCATCAGCAGTGGGTTCTAACGCGCATACCGTCGACAGAGGCTTGGAACACATCGGGAGCAACGCATGGTGGCTTAAAGAGGTCAGAGGCGCTCGCCTTTTCGACAGGGCTGTCATAAATTTGCTAAGGGCGGCCTACCTCGGGACTAGGGTATCGCTCAGGGTTCTGCTTGGAAGGGCAAAGAGGGACTCGCTCTTTATTGAAAAGCAGATCAACTTCAAGGATTTCTTGTTCCACTCGATCAGGCTGTTTGGGCTGGACAACGGCAAGCTGTTGCTGCTGCTCGAAATACCTGTTCACAACCATGACAAATACAGGGCGTACTGCCCGCTCAACAAGGAAGACTTTGTAGTCATGACCAAGCATGAAGATGACATATTGCGCCAAGTTTTTCGTCCGAGAAGCGGCGACGTAGTCGTAGACGTGGGGGCGCACATGGGGAGATACACGCTAACGGCTGCAAAAAGCACAGGCAGGGATGGAAGGGTGATAGCCGTCGAGGCCCATCCATACAATTACAAAATGCTGTGCAGGAATATCGAGCTCAATGGCGTATCAAACGTAATTGCGCTAAACTGCGCCGCATTCTCTGAAGAGAAGTCAGGGCTCAGGCTGTACCTACCAGACGAGCAGCTCGGATACACGATGCACCACAGTTTGATGGCCGGTTACCTTGTATCGAAATATCACGAGGCAGCGGAAAAGAGGTACATCGAGGTTCAGGCACACACACTAGACTACATTGTCAAAACCTCAGGGGTGGGGCACGACAGGATCAACTGGCTAAAGATAGACGTTGAGGGGGCAGAATATGAGGTCCTTAAAGGCAGCAGCCAGATACTTGCAGCAAGCAAGGATATTTCACTTCTTATTGAAGTCCACGGCAGGGAGACCTACAGGCCGGTGCTGGAGCTGCTCAGATCGCATGCATTTGAAATCGAATTTGAAAGGACATATGATAACGGCGAGAAGCACATACTTGCAAGGAAAGGAGGGCGCCCGTTTAGGACATGA
- a CDS encoding glycosyltransferase family 4 protein: MTLKKILMVSTEYPPMPGGVGRYAANLTRALEKYGSNKVIVVCDEKGKGDYAGSISPSNPRNSDNLLKIVDDVKPDIVHVQFEPGLYGLFLDAVDPRKSATYIDSFYENCKVPIVTTFHSAYTFREWVGQSLLVKRTGRTGKFGVPVRLAVRMWKSLLHYNSFHDLNKEKLALSQAGICFSHYMTKILGGGHIVYHGAEPTVSPVPGKKEARSRMSLPYEKKLAVVIGFRTMTKGWDILEKMRMPEGWALVINSSRSHYNNENLETTGFFAGRSDVIDLQRGFLSDEDLSTLMLACDAVLLPYKIASGSGVMFDALAHGLPFVASDLEFFKEFAKMGLGIITHRDQKSFVKALSKLDRNYGKYSSNVEQFRQKLRWEHVARQHMQIYEEAGKGIIKGKKKTQAQIQ, translated from the coding sequence GTGACATTGAAGAAAATACTGATGGTTTCGACAGAATACCCTCCGATGCCCGGCGGAGTAGGCCGCTATGCCGCCAACCTCACCCGCGCGCTAGAAAAATACGGGTCTAATAAAGTCATAGTAGTATGCGACGAGAAGGGAAAGGGAGATTATGCTGGCTCTATTTCTCCTTCAAACCCTAGAAACTCGGATAACCTTTTGAAGATCGTCGACGACGTAAAGCCAGACATTGTGCATGTGCAGTTTGAGCCCGGACTTTATGGATTGTTTCTTGATGCCGTAGATCCAAGGAAGAGCGCGACGTACATCGACTCTTTCTATGAAAATTGCAAAGTACCCATCGTGACCACATTTCACTCTGCGTACACTTTTAGGGAATGGGTTGGACAGTCGCTTCTCGTAAAGAGGACTGGCAGAACAGGCAAGTTTGGCGTCCCTGTGCGACTGGCAGTGAGGATGTGGAAGAGCCTACTACATTACAATTCTTTTCATGATTTGAACAAGGAAAAACTCGCGCTGAGCCAGGCAGGGATATGCTTTTCACACTACATGACCAAGATCTTGGGCGGCGGGCACATCGTTTATCATGGAGCCGAGCCCACCGTTTCTCCAGTCCCTGGCAAAAAGGAGGCCAGAAGCAGAATGTCGCTGCCATACGAGAAAAAGCTGGCTGTCGTCATTGGCTTTAGGACTATGACAAAAGGATGGGACATCCTTGAAAAGATGCGAATGCCAGAGGGCTGGGCGCTTGTGATCAATTCATCAAGAAGCCATTACAACAACGAAAACCTTGAAACAACAGGATTTTTTGCCGGCAGGAGCGACGTCATAGACCTGCAGAGAGGATTCCTAAGCGACGAAGACCTGTCGACATTGATGCTCGCATGCGACGCAGTCCTGCTTCCGTACAAGATTGCGTCAGGATCTGGCGTGATGTTTGATGCTCTGGCGCACGGCCTTCCATTTGTGGCGTCAGATCTGGAATTCTTTAAAGAATTTGCCAAAATGGGGCTTGGCATTATCACGCACAGAGATCAAAAGTCATTTGTCAAGGCATTGTCCAAACTGGACAGGAACTATGGAAAGTATTCTAGTAATGTAGAACAATTCCGGCAAAAGCTGCGATGGGAGCATGTGGCTAGGCAGCACATGCAGATCTATGAAGAGGCAGGAAAAGGCATTATTAAAGGAAAAAAGAAGACGCAAGCGCAAATCCAATAG
- the trpD gene encoding anthranilate phosphoribosyltransferase: protein MSAQQPDLRPAIRKLVARTNLSDKEVSLALDAILSGSIPDAAISAFLVAFAMKGETAEELGSVLCSLQNHATKITPNVQGPLIDTCGTGGDSIRSFNISTAAAIVASAAGAKVAKHGNRSVSGLSGSADFFEYVGLDLNAPPAKVQSCIESTRIGFMFAPLFHPSMKHVAAARKAIGIRTVFNMVGPLSNPCTNISGQVIGVFEPTLLDVFAQVCQGRINEAMIVHAHDGFDELSNTCENDVLWVSGDRQTKRIRLHPRAVGMKVAKPEQLVVNSKEESIRSTLQSIYGKASKEKQDIVVLNAAAALVVSKIAHDFKDGVEIAGDAIKSGKAQDKLLQMIKYCGDIEKLKEAEKKFL, encoded by the coding sequence ATGAGTGCGCAGCAGCCTGACTTGCGGCCTGCAATAAGAAAGCTGGTTGCGAGGACCAATCTATCAGACAAGGAGGTTTCCTTAGCGCTTGATGCGATTCTCAGTGGAAGCATACCTGATGCTGCCATATCGGCGTTCTTGGTTGCCTTTGCAATGAAGGGCGAGACTGCAGAGGAATTGGGCTCGGTCCTGTGTTCCTTGCAAAATCATGCCACGAAGATCACTCCCAACGTGCAGGGCCCGCTCATTGATACATGCGGCACGGGAGGCGACTCTATAAGGTCATTTAACATCAGCACTGCGGCCGCCATAGTGGCATCTGCCGCTGGCGCCAAGGTTGCCAAGCACGGCAACAGGTCGGTGTCAGGGCTTTCCGGGAGCGCAGACTTTTTCGAATATGTCGGTCTTGATCTGAATGCCCCACCGGCAAAGGTGCAGTCGTGCATCGAAAGCACCAGGATCGGGTTCATGTTTGCTCCTCTGTTCCACCCTTCAATGAAGCACGTTGCGGCCGCAAGAAAGGCTATCGGGATCAGGACCGTGTTTAACATGGTAGGCCCGCTGAGCAACCCCTGCACCAACATTTCCGGTCAGGTGATAGGTGTCTTTGAGCCGACGCTTCTTGATGTCTTTGCCCAAGTGTGCCAAGGGCGCATTAACGAAGCAATGATAGTCCACGCGCACGACGGCTTTGACGAGCTGTCAAACACGTGCGAAAATGATGTTTTGTGGGTGTCAGGCGACAGGCAGACAAAGAGGATACGCCTCCACCCAAGGGCAGTAGGGATGAAGGTGGCCAAGCCGGAACAGTTGGTAGTGAATTCGAAGGAAGAATCGATCAGGAGCACTCTGCAATCAATCTATGGCAAAGCAAGCAAGGAAAAGCAGGACATCGTAGTTCTCAATGCGGCAGCCGCGCTGGTTGTGAGCAAGATTGCGCACGATTTCAAGGATGGCGTTGAAATTGCAGGAGATGCGATCAAGAGTGGAAAAGCTCAGGACAAGCTATTGCAGATGATAAAATACTGCGGTGATATAGAAAAATTAAAAGAGGCAGAGAAAAAGTTTCTCTGA
- a CDS encoding FkbM family methyltransferase has protein sequence MAKGSSGHHYHFLSWLTGEYVEGYVPEIDRAIMFLPKAIFLTSRRSARLLLGQKRRDKIKFLQRFWLADYESPSYHLLRLYHRKNRNKLIKVRVPKYGYSYLCRINSGDYTPSRELEVLQKFTPSSGDVVVDVGAHIGRYTIVSSKAVGPMGRVVAIEADPDNFKILNYNIELNELTNVLPLNYAAYSEDTRLRLYKVTSSEIYNTVMSSRAHSKNAYVDVDACTLNKILHLIGISRVDWIKIDVEGAEFEVIKGATQIMANNPGLSILIEVHNIDDDPQHYDRIKNFLESFGFCVKFELAYSSGERHVIFHR, from the coding sequence TTGGCAAAAGGCAGTAGCGGCCACCACTACCACTTTCTTTCTTGGCTAACGGGAGAATACGTAGAAGGCTATGTTCCAGAAATCGATAGAGCGATCATGTTCCTTCCAAAAGCCATCTTTCTTACATCAAGGAGATCGGCGCGTCTGCTTTTAGGCCAAAAAAGGAGGGACAAGATAAAATTCCTGCAGCGATTTTGGCTTGCAGATTACGAAAGCCCATCCTATCATCTATTGAGATTGTATCATCGCAAAAATAGAAACAAACTGATAAAGGTACGCGTCCCAAAGTATGGCTACAGCTACCTATGCAGGATCAACAGTGGCGACTATACTCCAAGCAGAGAGCTAGAAGTTCTGCAAAAGTTTACTCCAAGCAGCGGAGATGTAGTAGTAGATGTCGGCGCGCACATCGGCAGATACACCATTGTCAGCTCAAAAGCAGTAGGCCCAATGGGCAGGGTCGTTGCCATCGAGGCTGATCCGGACAATTTCAAAATTTTGAATTACAATATTGAATTAAATGAATTGACGAACGTTTTGCCACTCAATTACGCTGCTTACTCTGAGGATACAAGATTGCGGCTTTACAAAGTGACCTCTTCAGAAATTTACAACACAGTCATGTCATCCAGAGCTCACAGCAAGAATGCATATGTAGACGTCGATGCTTGCACGCTGAATAAGATACTCCATTTAATTGGCATCAGCAGGGTAGACTGGATAAAGATAGACGTAGAGGGCGCCGAGTTTGAAGTGATTAAAGGGGCGACGCAAATAATGGCAAATAACCCCGGCCTCTCCATTCTCATAGAAGTTCATAATATAGATGATGATCCGCAGCATTATGACAGGATAAAGAATTTTCTTGAATCATTTGGCTTTTGTGTAAAGTTTGAATTGGCATATTCTAGCGGAGAGAGGCATGTAATCTTTCACCGCTAG